The DNA region GGCCTTTTTCCCGTCGGGGGCGGCAAAAGTACATTCTACAAAGATATTACCATGATTTCCCGTTGTGTTTCTTACCCAGGAGAATGGGCCTCCGTCGTTGCGGAAGTTACTGCGGTAGGCAAACAGACTGCCACGTCCCAGGATGGTGTCACCACCTCCGTCCAGTTCACATGACTCCATATAGATTGTTCCGTTTGCTTGCAATGCATCTCCGGAACCGATGATGTGCACGCTGTAAAGGGCAATACGTTCACCGTTCAGCAGCAAACCTTCAGCTTGTCCATGCAGGTCGGTAGCTATGGTCAGATGTTCCAGCTGGATGTCACTGCAATTATCCAGCATGAAAGCGGCTCTTCTGGACGGGAATGTGCCCGGCCATTCGTTGGTTTTCACTGTCAGGGGATGAGGATTGAAAACTTCGTTGTTAGCATAGTGTACCCGGGTCCGGTCCATTCCTGCACCTTTAATCTTTACATTTGTTTTGTTCCGGGCATATACCAGTTCTTCGTAGTCACCGGTTTGTATCAGAATTACGGTTTGTTTCTGACTGAAATCGGGAATAAAGTCGAGTGCTCCCTGTACGGTGTTGAAATCACCTTGTCCGGTTGCATCTACAATCAGTGTGTCTGTAGAAGCGGGAGCGGAGTCTTTTGTTTTGAAACTCCAGTTATGCTCTTTACTGATACCGTGGAAACTGTGGTCGGGTAAAGTCAGAACACCTTCGTCTATGGTGACATAATAACTATGGTTATAGTCGAGCATATTGTTGTGCAGATAGATGGTTGCCGTCGAATCGCGCACGATGATGGGATGGAAATGAAACGCATCTGTAAATCCACCGATGATGTTCAGCTGGTAATCGGGTGGGGTAGGCTCTGCCGTACCTGAAGGGGTGCCGGGGCGGGTATCCCTGTTGGTAGGCATGTGGGTGCGTGTATAGTCGTAAGGTATCTTGGTGTAATCACATTCCGGTCCATACGTGCGGCTTTCGGTAGGTCCGGGAGGAATACTCAGATCCAGGCTGTCCACTATCTGGTGTGACATCGCATCATAAATGCGTATCATTCCGGAGTCACCTACTATGGGGGTGTCCGTGAAAGTCAGTACCAGATGGGTATCCGGATTTACATTTTTTGCACCGGCAGCCGGAAACAGTTCGGCGTTTGGCGATTCAGGTTGGTTGCAGGCCGACAGAAAAGGCAGTACAGCCAGCATAACAAACAAGGGTTTCATCATTGTTATCTCCTAATTTAGTAGTTCTTTGGGAAATTATATAGAGTGCAAATATAGGCCATCCTCCCAACTCCGTTTTATAATATCTGTGCGATTCGTTACAATTTCAGTTCATCAGCATGTTTTTTCAGCTTATATTCTTTGGGGGTACAATTCATGGTCTCTTTAAACACTTTGCTGAAATACTGGGGAGTTGCA from Bacteroides sp. MSB163 includes:
- a CDS encoding pectinesterase family protein, whose protein sequence is MLAVLPFLSACNQPESPNAELFPAAGAKNVNPDTHLVLTFTDTPIVGDSGMIRIYDAMSHQIVDSLDLSIPPGPTESRTYGPECDYTKIPYDYTRTHMPTNRDTRPGTPSGTAEPTPPDYQLNIIGGFTDAFHFHPIIVRDSTATIYLHNNMLDYNHSYYVTIDEGVLTLPDHSFHGISKEHNWSFKTKDSAPASTDTLIVDATGQGDFNTVQGALDFIPDFSQKQTVILIQTGDYEELVYARNKTNVKIKGAGMDRTRVHYANNEVFNPHPLTVKTNEWPGTFPSRRAAFMLDNCSDIQLEHLTIATDLHGQAEGLLLNGERIALYSVHIIGSGDALQANGTIYMESCELDGGGDTILGRGSLFAYRSNFRNDGGPFSWVRNTTGNHGNIFVECTFAAPDGKKADYGRTKSNHGTAYPDAEFVVINCKVKNIIPQGWSAIGEKSSRMYEFNTCDMETGKPVDVSQRHAYSRQLDAQKDAALIADYMNPAFVLKGWKPFSYFK